The genomic interval GTTTCCATGATAAGTGGTGTGTAAGCATTTTTTTGTTCAGACCAGCGGGATTTTACGGCGGCCACCGGGTAAGGCGGAGTTTTCGTCTACGAAAACACAACCTTGCCTTTCTTAAATCTTTACCCCTTTCCGACGCGGTGGTTCAATTTCCTCCGTTTCCGCTTTCAGGGCTTGCAGATTATTCCGAAGAGCCTGAACAGCCTTTGTTTCGGGAGCGTTCTTCTGTGTCGAAGGCTTTTGTGTTCGGCCTTTTATGCGGGCGATCAGATAGTCGTTTACGTCCTTGTGTCCGCTGTAAAAATGCCTTTGGTCGATTACCTCGCTGCGGGGGCAAAGACGGATCAGATCGGAGGTCGTTTTACGCCCGGCTTCATCGTTGTCAAAGAAGGCGTGGATCACCGGATGCCGGCTAAGAAACGGTACGGCTTTGGGCAGGTTGACGACCGAGTTCAGAACCGCGGCGTCGATGCGCAGTCGTTCGGGATGTTTCAGCGAGAGATAAGCGAGGAAATCCATAAATCCCTCGAAAGCGATTACCGTATCGGAACGGTTGTCGATGGTGGTGATATGTTTGGGCGAGGAGCCGCCTTTGAACCGCTCGGAGCGCAGCTCCCAACCTTCTGCATCGTTGCGGAAACCGACGGCGAAAAAGGCGCGGTCGTTTACCTCGTAGCGAACCTCCCGGCAGTAGCCTGCGGCAATCCTCTGTGCAATGCCGCGCGAGGCGAGATAACCGATCAGTGCCGGATGACGGAGCGGGGCATCGGAGAGGATGCGGAGCGCGGGGACGGCAGCCAGACGCATGACCGGCGATACCCCACCGACGGCTGGACGTTCGTAAATACCTGATGAAAGAGAAGTAGACTCGGCTTGCCTTATCTCACCGCTCGAAAGGATAC from uncultured Alistipes sp. carries:
- a CDS encoding toprim domain-containing protein gives rise to the protein MTTIPYNNRISIRDFLSQRGIQPKYERNGYGMYLSPLREERTPSFKVDYVRNLWYDFGLGEGGTLLTLVMRLERCDRYAAIRILSSGEIRQAESTSLSSGIYERPAVGGVSPVMRLAAVPALRILSDAPLRHPALIGYLASRGIAQRIAAGYCREVRYEVNDRAFFAVGFRNDAEGWELRSERFKGGSSPKHITTIDNRSDTVIAFEGFMDFLAYLSLKHPERLRIDAAVLNSVVNLPKAVPFLSRHPVIHAFFDNDEAGRKTTSDLIRLCPRSEVIDQRHFYSGHKDVNDYLIARIKGRTQKPSTQKNAPETKAVQALRNNLQALKAETEEIEPPRRKGVKI